The DNA window ATGACGAGATGTACGAGTTCGAGAACGCCGTCACCGGCGGCCGCATCCCGCGCGAGTACATCCCGTCCGTGGACGCCGGCATCCATGACGCCATGCAGCTCGGCATCCTGGCCGGCTACCCGCTGGTCGGCGTCAAGGCCACCCTGAAGGATGGCCAGTACCACGACGTCGACTCCTCCGAGATGGCGTTCAAGCTCGCCGGCTCGCAGGCCTTCAAGGAGGGTGCGAAGCGCGCCAAGCCGGTGCTGCTCGAGCCCACGATGGCCGTCGAGGTCCGTACTCCCGAGGAGTACATGGGCGACGTCATCGGTGACCTGAACTCCCGCCGCGGCCAGATCCAGTCCATGGAGGACGCCGCAGGTGTGAAGGTCGTCAAGGCCTCCGTGCCGCTGTCGGAGATGTTCGGCTACATCGGTGAGCTGCGTTCGCGCACTCAGGGACGTGCCGTCTTCACCATGACCTTCGACTCCTACGCTGAGGTGCCGAAGGCTGTGGCCGAGGAGATCATCGAGAAGAACCGCGGCGAGTGAGCGGCACGCTCATTCCCGTCTGATTTCCCCAAACAAACACCCACTTAGTAGACTTGCGAGAGTTTCAGCCTCGACACCCGTGCGGCTGAAGTAAGTCTTCTGACCTGAACAAGTTCTATAGGAGGAACCTGTGGCCAAGGCAAAGTTCGAGCGGAGCAAGCCGCACCTCAACATCGGCACCATCGGTCACGTCGACCACGGCAAGACCACCCTGACTGCCGCCATCTCCAAGGTCCTGGGCGACAAGTACCCGGACCTGAACGACCAGCGTGACTTCGCGTCCATCGACAACGCTCCTGAGGAGCGCGAGCGCGGCATCACGATCAACGTCTCCCACGTGGAGTACCAGACCGAGGCGCGTCACTACGCACACGTCGACGCTCCCGGTCACGCTGACTACGTGAAGAACATGATCACCGGTGCTGCTCAGATGGACGGTGCGATCCTCGTGGTCGCCGCCACCGACGGCCCGATGGCACAGACCCGCGAGCACGTGCTGCTGGCACGCCAGGTCGGCGTCCCGGCACTGCTGGTGGCTCTGAACAAGTCCGACATGGTCGAGGATGAGGAGCTGCTGGACCTCGTCGAGATGGAGGTCCGCGAGCTGCTGTCCGAGCAGGAGTTCGACGGCGACAACGCGCCGGTCATCCGCACCTCCGGCCTGAAGGCCCTCGAGGGCGACGCCGAGTGGGTCAAGACCGTCGAGGACCTGATGGAGGCTGTCGACAGCTTCATCCCCGAGCCGGAGCGTGACAAGGACAAGCCGTTC is part of the Nesterenkonia lacusekhoensis genome and encodes:
- the tuf gene encoding elongation factor Tu; translated protein: MAKAKFERSKPHLNIGTIGHVDHGKTTLTAAISKVLGDKYPDLNDQRDFASIDNAPEERERGITINVSHVEYQTEARHYAHVDAPGHADYVKNMITGAAQMDGAILVVAATDGPMAQTREHVLLARQVGVPALLVALNKSDMVEDEELLDLVEMEVRELLSEQEFDGDNAPVIRTSGLKALEGDAEWVKTVEDLMEAVDSFIPEPERDKDKPFLMPIEDVFTITGRGTVVTGRAERGTLKINSDIEILGIREKQKTTVTGIEMFHKQLDEAWAGENCGLLLRGLKRDDVERGQVVAAPGSITPHTNFEANVYILSKDEGGRHNPFYTNYRPQFYFRTTDVTGVIDLPEGTEMVMPGDNTEMTVELIQPIAMEEGLGFAIREGGRTVGSGKVTKIIK